In Lactuca sativa cultivar Salinas chromosome 5, Lsat_Salinas_v11, whole genome shotgun sequence, the DNA window CCTTGACAGATTTCCCTGTTTATGAGGCAAATCCCATATACTTCCTACTGTTGCACGGGTTTTCTCCCAATGTAGGGTCTTTAAGGATCTTTTATCAGTCAGCTGTGACACATTAGTACTGTTATTTGAACTTAATGGTGAATATGTAGGTATATGTTTAGGTGGAGGTAGAGGTGGAACCTGTAACGTTGGTGCATATTTAGTTATACAACAAACCAAAACAAATAATTGTAGACATGTGTAGTTTGGAAATATAGTTAAACAAAGGTAATATACTAAAACATCCAACGAACCATTGCTTCTTATAGAACTGTAACTATAAGATAGTATAACTTTTTAGTTCTGAACACATTTTTCCTATTTCTGGTTTCCAAAATTTACGGTGAAAAAAAGGTTAAGGATAGAATATTACAAAAATGAGTGAATGGAGACAGAAAAAAAGCGACCTACTTGAAATTGTAGTGCAGTTTCAAGTATTTTCACAACCTCCTTCATTATTGGACGTTCATCACGGCTTCTCTTTAGGCATTGATAACCTACTCTAGCAAACACCTCCAAAGAACTAGGATGTATTTCATCTTTTATTTCACCATAAATAATTTCATTCAGGTTGTTTTGTTTGTAACATTTGCGTACTAATACAGTAAAAGACTGATGCTTATCATTTTTGACAAGACACAACCTCCCGCATAAAACTTCAAACAACACCACACCAAAGGAGTAAATATCTGACTCCTTTGTTAGTGACCCTGTCTCAAAATATACAGGATCACAATAACCAACTGTGCCTACAACATTGTCTACCAGATATTTGTATTGCCGGTTAGAACGGCCAAATTTGGACAACCCCACATCTGCTATCTTTGCGTTCCAGGATTCATCTAACACAATATTGGAACTTTTAATATCTCGATGCAATATTGTTCGGTTGGTCCCAACATCACTATGAAGGTATGATAGCCCGCGAGCTGCCCCAATGCATATCTTAAGGCGTGTAACCCATGATAGATCATTGCTGTCAAGATACACGTCGAGCCCGCTCCTAGATACGTACTCGTACACTATTATCTTCTCCCCACGATCATCGCAAAACCCTAAGAGAGGCACAATATTTTCATGTCTGTAAAGTGAAAGCATAATCATCTCCTTCCAAAACTCAAGGTTTCTTTGCTGAAATGTATAATCCAAACGTTTTAAAGCAACCGTGATTTGTCCCTTAGAATGGACAAGTTTTCCCTTATACACTTTACCAAAGCCTCCCTCCCCGATGCAATTCTCATTAGAAAAGTGGTTGGTTGCTAATAGTATAGCCTCCAGCTGTATTTTGAGGTCTTCAAACTCTTCTGGAAAAGACGTTGTTTCTATGATCTATCAAAATTTACGAACCATGACTTAGATGGTGTTTCACAAATACATAGTTTAATAC includes these proteins:
- the LOC111884344 gene encoding serine/threonine-protein kinase PBL27 isoform X2, translated to MMSARKQFEHLKIQLEAIRSATNNFAHDHLIGIGGHGKVYRGELIHSKGHTTVAIKRLDRPFGEGDVEFWKEIMTLSRYSHENIVSLLGYCEDGGEKILVYEYSSKRSVESQLSSKNLTWTQRLKIAIGAARGLSYLHQGRILHRDIKSSNILLDDSWTAKIKDLGLSKIGHDSKPHKLVVPHVIGSLGYIDPQYFETGILTKESDVYSFGVVLFEVLCGKLAIGKNYKHQPFPQWVGECYTKNNLDEIIYKDIKVEMNPRSLEEFTRIAYQCLRDFKQRPTMKEVLAKLESALEYQIIETTSFPEEFEDLKIQLEAILLATNHFSNENCIGEGGFGKVYKGKLVHSKGQITVALKRLDYTFQQRNLEFWKEMIMLSLYRHENIVPLLGFCDDRGEKIIVYEYVSRSGLDVYLDSNDLSWVTRLKICIGAARGLSYLHSDVGTNRTILHRDIKSSNIVLDESWNAKIADVGLSKFGRSNRQYKYLVDNVVGTVGYCDPVYFETGSLTKESDIYSFGVVLFEVLCGRLCLVKNDKHQSFTVLVRKCYKQNNLNEIIYGEIKDEIHPSSLEVFARVGYQCLKRSRDERPIMKEVVKILETALQFQLTDKRSLKTLHWEKTRATVGSIWDLPHKQGNLSRVPEIDKKELESLFWEA
- the LOC111884344 gene encoding serine/threonine-protein kinase PBL27 isoform X1 codes for the protein MMSARKQFEHLKIQLEAIRSATNNFAHDHLIGIGGHGKVYRGELIHSKGHTTVAIKRLDRPFGEGDVEFWKEIMTLSRYSHENIVSLLGYCEDGGEKILVYEYSSKRSVESQLSSKNLTWTQRLKIAIGAARGLSYLHQGRILHRDIKSSNILLDDSWTAKIKDLGLSKIGHDSKPHKLVVPHVIGSLGYIDPQYFETGILTKESDVYSFGVVLFEVLCGKLAIGKNYKHQPFPQWVGECYTKNNLDEIIYKDIKVEMNPRSLEEFTRIAYQCLRDFKQRPTMKEVLAKLESALEYQIIETTSFPEEFEDLKIQLEAILLATNHFSNENCIGEGGFGKVYKGKLVHSKGQITVALKRLDYTFQQRNLEFWKEMIMLSLYRHENIVPLLGFCDDRGEKIIVYEYVSRSGLDVYLDSNDLSWVTRLKICIGAARGLSYLHSDVGTNRTILHRDIKSSNIVLDESWNAKIADVGLSKFGRSNRQYKYLVDNVVGTVGYCDPVYFETGSLTKESDIYSFGVVLFEVLCGRLCLVKNDKHQSFTVLVRKCYKQNNLNEIIYGEIKDEIHPSSLEVFARVGYQCLKRSRDERPIMKEVVKILETALQFQVPPLPPPKHIPTYSPLSSNNSTNVSQLTDKRSLKTLHWEKTRATVGSIWDLPHKQGNLSRVPEIDKKELESLFWEA